The Podarcis raffonei isolate rPodRaf1 chromosome 7, rPodRaf1.pri, whole genome shotgun sequence nucleotide sequence GCCATAATGAGCTTCTTTCAGAATTCCAAGCTCTGATCTCTTGCCAACTGTGCAGAAAGAAATGTCTGTAGAATAGTTCCGTTCCTCTTACCAGAAGACTAAATTTCATTCAACGAATCCTTTGAATACATATCCACGTTGTGCCTTAACAGGGACGAGCGTAATCCGTTTAACGTGCAGGTGGCACCTTCATTCCCAACGTTGTCAAGCTTCTCATTTTTTGGAATTTCCGTCTTTTGTATTTGGACATGAATTTGTGGTGCCAGAAACATCGTATTCCTCCCTCTGGGCACTCAGGTGGGAAAGCGCTCACTGCTTTGCATGCGGAGCGGATTTCTTTGAACACGACGATGACTGTTTGTCTTCCGAAAGGGGTCACTGATTCAATGTCCCCAAACTTTTTAAGCTCTTGAATAACTGACTGTCTGTCATAGTGGGCCGACATGCTATTTGGTGTCCAtctgttgcgggggggggggggagagaacgtaACATTCGTGTTAGCGGAAAATTTGAATTAAAACATTTACTTACAAATACTTTGGAACCTTATAACAGTTCTGTGCGTTTTGCTATGTTATGTGACACTCGCTCAATGTCGTGGGTTAATACAGTCCTTTTGCAAACCGCAGCAGGCATTTGTGTCCCATCTTTGGTCTTTAAATTTAATTCCAGGACAAATAGAAACATCTCTCACTGTTAAAGCTGGGAAAATAAGGCTTTGGTTGTTTTAAACAACGAAAGccaatgggaaatgtgtgtgtgtaagtgtgtgggggggggagacggaggagaagaggaagagggaaaaggtTTAGGTGTAGAGTTTTATTCTGTAAACACTCCTGGTTCGCATTGCAGGAGTTGCAACTTGTTCAGCAGATATTAGGGCCAAGATGATGAAGACTGGCTTTTATTTTGcagttgggtggggggaaacctagCACAGGGataagcaaaaccatttttctgctCACAGACCTGCCATACTACATACGACACAACAGAGAAATATCCAAGTCGGCGtttctccagcagtttttggacaacagttcccatcatccctgaccactggtcctgttagctagggatgatgagagttgtagtccagaaacagctggagacccaagtttgggaatccctgATACAAGCGGAAGGCACAATTGGATTGGCTTAGAACTGGGatgggagaacctgtggtcctccagttgttgccggactacagctccaatcatccctgacattTGCCATTctgcctagggctgatgggagtttaccCACATCTCTTAGTGTAGcaggcttccccccaccccttggctTAGAACAGATGCTTAGATCCACATGTGCTGTTAGCCATTCCATTGGATACAACGCCCCACTCGTAAAACTACATTTCAGTTGAGACCAATTGTTCTTTTTGTGTAACGAGAAAAAAAATACCCTAGAGTGTGGTAGTTGGGATATTATTTTGTTCCACAACTTTCAGTGTTTTGACAAGTATAAATTGCACACAGTGTTCTGCTCCAGAGAGAACATTGCATAAGAAAGTGTGACCTGATTTTTTCCTGGCCATTTGTTTTAACTTTTCATATTTTGGAGTCTCACATTTTCACAGGTAGAGATACTTTTCAGAGTTTTAACAAAAGGCATTTTAACTATCTGCCAGACAGGTATCTTCAGTGGCTGAAGTATAAGTTTTTCATACCCTGTGACTGGGCCAAATCCTAAATTTATAGCAGAAGAACTTAAGAGACAGTAAGTTCCCCTCAGGAACAAGAGCATCTACTACAGAAATAACCCAAATATTAGAAGCAAGCCAGAATAAGCTGAGTTCCTGATCCTTATTTCTTGGTTGGGAGGAAGCAGAGGAAAATATGCTAATAGCATTCGCCCCTGATTCTTTGAAAGGTGGTGTGAAAACAATGGATAAAACACATTTTTTCTGTAAGAAAGGATTATTGTGGCATTGCCAAGTTTTTACTGACCCTGTTCATGCGCCTTTTACAACAGCTTGATATACAAATAAAGATATGTGAACAAGTAAAGCTTTTTCTGGTGTAGAGAGAGACCAGGTGAAACTTTTCCTAAATATTTTCATAACTGGAAAGGCTCTGCTTTGTCAAATTTCTGTGAGTTTAAAGTGCTAGTAGGAGCAGAACCGGTAACAAGACCAATATGGGACAAAAAAATGAACAGATTTGTaatgtaaaaagaagaaaaataagtaagtgcttctctctgtctctgttgTTTTCCTTAAATGAACAAATCAGATAGTGGTATCAGTGAAGAAGCATCTCTCCGATATTTTTTTGTCTGTGGACTCAGTACTGAAATTATTTTCTGCAACTGCACACAGACTTTTGCTGCAACTCTTGCCTCCTCCTGTCGCTTTAAGATTGCCCATTGTCTCTCATCCTCCATCATGCCCAGGCAGAAAGGTCATGTTGTTCCTGCCAACATCCCAAAGCACACACAGAAGGAAAGGTTGCTGTTGAAGCACTTGGACCACAACTTCATCTCTCAATTTCCCAAAGGTGTTACGATTCCTTCCCTGAAATATGTGGCCATCATCGGATTGGCTGGATTTAGAAACCTGTCACTCAAAGCCACCTGGGCACAAGAGGCCTTAAATATCAATAGGGTCCCCGTAACAGTTGTCCCTCTTGAGCCCCTCATCTGGCGATGATGCCAGAAGCTGCCAGTGCCCGAGGCAACTATTGAGAGTTAGGTGTGTTCTGTTATGTGTTGCCTAGTGCAATACCTTTTGATCTGCACGCATGcgatttcttctcctttccctATTGCATGTGCTCCTTAGAATAAGCTGCTCAATTGGATTTATGGGTCGCATTGGTTTTGGGACACACTCAAGGGCTGGAAGCCCTCTCTTGTTTGGACAATGCTACTAGTtgttaaagggacgtgggtggcgctgtgggttaaaccactgagccttgggcttgctgatcagaaggtcggcagtttgaatccctgcaacagagtgagctcccgttgcacggtccctgctcctgcccacctagcagttcgaaagcacgaagtgcaagtagataaataggtaccactccggcgggaaggtaaacagcgtttccgtgcgctgctctggttcgccagaagcggcttagtcatgctgggcacatgacccagaagctgtctgcggacaaatgctggctccctcggccaataaagcgagatgagtgccccaaccccagagtcatccgcgactggacctaatggtcaggggtccctttaccctttattagTTGTTAAATTGCCtgggagagcaggaggagagagaggctgAAGTTGTACAAGAGATTTGGAATTCCGCtggctgttcctcctcctcccagggcAACCACCATACGGCAGTGGGAATCCAACCCCCCTTGCCCTCAGTGACACATATGCCGGAGGCAACGTCGAGAGAAAAACGGATCAGGGCAACTACTGCTATGGGCCTGTCCTTCAGGGATGGCACTGGAGCATGTGACACCATTTGCCACAAACCCTAGTTTATGATTGTGGCACCAACCACCACAAACCCTAGCTTATTTTTCTTACTTATTTCTAGCTGGAGATCAAGCTGCAGATAGAGAAGCTGGTCAAGAAGGGAATGGGGCTAGATTTGACTCCCTTACTCTTTCCTTGCTAAATAGCTGATCAGCAgtcttgtcttttttaaaaagggtttgtGCTTTCCATTGCATTAGTGCAACAGTGTTCATTTTCAGGTGTGATCCTACTGACATGCAAATGCTTGGAGAAATTCCTTGTCTTTATGTCCCAACCATTAACAAATCGGAACTCCATCGCCTTGTTGCGTATGTCTTCCAGACAGTTAAAGCCATAAACACCTCTTGGTATACTGATAGATGTTATGTGTTTATAAACCCTGTATCAACATAGCCTTTGGTCACTGGAGAAGAAGCAAAATGAGAATGAACTGTGTCCATATAGCAAAATAATCCTGGAATAACTTCATTGTTCTGTTCCAAGGGGGAAGCGGGCAGTGGTGATACAGTCACCTTTCCATTGCAGTCTCGGCATCAGGAGATCTGGTGGCAGGGAAACCTTTCTGTTTATGCAATGTGATGGGCTTTCTAGCTAGAAACTGAGTGTGCACCTATATTATTagagatttggggtggggaacatttcccccacaaaaagaAAGTAGAGGATACAAGTATCCCTAAACAAAAAAGAAGTTATACAATAGAtgcattcaaaaagaaaaaagaaacactttTGTATAATATCCTACCTTGCAATTATGGTTGCCAGTGGAGCATCATGTCTGTACACCCCAAAGGCTTTATGTTCCTTGGCAATCTTGTTGGAAAGAAATCTTTTTGTTAGGGGCATGTGATCTGGCTCTGGTGAACAGTATACTCCTTGCAGTAGGTCGCTAGCTGTTTCGAACGTGTCAAAGTAGGAGACCTTGTAACCTGAAGAGGGGTGGAAAACAAGAATGGTTTATTGCTTTAAGTATACAGTATTAGAATGGggtttgttgcatttttattttattttattttacttctccTGCTGCTGTACCTTTAACAGCAACTAACTTCATCTGATCAGGGAGAATGGTCTCTGAACCCCCAGACCTACCAGCAGATTACATGGTGTTGGGAGATACCAGAGGTTGATCTTCTGGTCCAGCATTTTATCTTCCAGCCAGCTCCTGACTGGCAACAGTGGATGTAGACATTGAATAGAAGGACCTCTTTGCAGAAGTTCATTTTGATCATTTTGGCTTCCCATAGATTGTCCCCATGCAAGATTTATCAAATGACAGAGGTGACCTTCCAACGATAGTGCGGGCAGAAGAAGGTCTCCCATACATCCTTGCCTCCCTACAGATCAGACTGGATATAGGGCTAGCTCCCAAAATACTCGGGCACAACCATCTTTGTCATTAGTTGCAACAGTGCACTAGCCAGCCGTTCCATAATCAGATATTTCTTCAGGAGCACCATGTTCCTGGCACTCCCCAGTTATCCACAGGTCTGTGCTGGAGGACTTTAACATTCACGCTGGGGCTCCCTTGTCAGGAGTGGCTTCATGTCAgccatgacaaccatgggtcTGTCCCAAGTAATTTTTGGCCCTACCCATGCTGCAGGGCACACTCTGGACTTGGTTTTCCTCGCTGGCTTGGACAGTGGTGGTCTTACGAGTGGAGGAACTTTCTATAGTTCttttgtcatggtcagatcacacTACCTGGTGGGGTTTACACTTGCTAGAACTCAGAGCCTCTGCAGT carries:
- the LOC128417813 gene encoding testis expressed protein 56-like — translated: MPVKTSLPNLPPLPTNQKASKRSFGSGTRWVTRSKLNLPPLVIYQKLSSCDKEEDICQVFQKLSALCGNLQDPLRELLLRCAYEDQEKSYKVSYFDTFETASDLLQGVYCSPEPDHMPLTKRFLSNKIAKEHKAFGVYRHDAPLATIIARWTPNSMSAHYDRQSVIQELKKFGDIESVTPFGRQTVIVVFKEIRSACKAVSAFPPECPEGGIRCFWHHKFMSKYKRRKFQKMRSLTTLGMKVPPAR